One Nitrospira sp. DNA window includes the following coding sequences:
- a CDS encoding RecA protein codes for MAEKDEKKRALDLALAQIEKQYGKGAVMKLGSDDRPADVPAISSGSLGLDIALGVGGFPRGRVIEIFGPESSGKTTLTLHAIAEAQKAGGVAAFIDAEHALDLTYAKKLGVQTDDLLVSQPDTGEQALEIAETLVRSGAIDVIVVDSVAALVPRAEIEGEMGDAHMGLQARLMSQALRKLTAAISKSQTTLIFINQIRMKIGVMFGNPETTTGGNALKFYSSVRLDIRRIESIKDGQDVTGSRVRVKVVKNKMAPPFKQAEFDIMFAEGISKAGELVDMGVEKRVVEKAGAWYSYKGERLGQGREAVRDFLKGNQAIAREIEGKIRDQAGLPSRGVEKKSEAKEAKDEKIDRKSEGRQEEKRGHGARVAT; via the coding sequence ATGGCTGAAAAAGACGAGAAAAAGCGCGCACTGGACCTGGCCCTGGCACAGATCGAGAAACAATACGGCAAGGGCGCGGTGATGAAGCTCGGGTCAGACGATCGGCCTGCGGATGTGCCGGCGATCTCGAGCGGCTCGCTGGGGCTGGACATCGCGTTAGGCGTGGGCGGATTTCCCCGCGGCCGCGTGATCGAGATCTTCGGCCCGGAATCATCCGGCAAGACGACCCTGACCCTGCATGCGATCGCCGAGGCGCAAAAGGCCGGCGGCGTGGCGGCCTTCATCGATGCGGAACATGCGTTGGATTTGACCTATGCGAAAAAGCTGGGCGTGCAGACGGACGACTTGCTCGTCTCGCAGCCGGATACAGGGGAGCAGGCGCTTGAAATTGCCGAGACGCTGGTCCGCAGCGGCGCGATCGATGTCATCGTCGTGGACTCGGTGGCGGCCCTGGTGCCGCGGGCCGAAATCGAAGGCGAGATGGGTGATGCCCATATGGGGTTGCAGGCGCGGTTGATGTCCCAGGCGCTGCGTAAACTGACCGCCGCCATTTCCAAATCACAGACGACCCTGATCTTCATCAACCAGATCAGGATGAAGATCGGTGTGATGTTCGGCAACCCCGAAACGACGACGGGCGGCAACGCGTTGAAGTTCTATTCATCCGTGCGCCTCGATATCCGGCGGATAGAATCGATCAAAGACGGGCAGGACGTGACCGGCAGCAGGGTCCGCGTGAAAGTCGTCAAGAACAAGATGGCGCCGCCGTTCAAACAGGCGGAGTTCGACATCATGTTCGCGGAAGGCATCTCCAAGGCCGGTGAGTTGGTCGATATGGGGGTGGAGAAGCGCGTGGTGGAGAAGGCCGGCGCCTGGTACTCCTATAAGGGCGAGCGACTGGGGCAGGGGCGTGAGGCGGTTCGCGATTTTCTCAAGGGGAATCAGGCCATCGCGAGAGAAATCGAGGGGAAGATTCGCGACCAGGCCGGCCTGCCTTCGCGAGGTGTTGAGAAAAAGAGCGAGGCGAAAGAGGCGAAGGACGAGAAGATCGACCGGAAATCAGAAGGCCGTCAGGAAGAGAAGCGCGGCCATGGTGCCAGGGTGGCGACGTAG